In Aegilops tauschii subsp. strangulata cultivar AL8/78 chromosome 3, Aet v6.0, whole genome shotgun sequence, one genomic interval encodes:
- the LOC109745859 gene encoding putative receptor protein kinase ZmPK1, producing the protein MMARFASLAFLYLISHLLLRSCASAAPSVQHTLGPGSSLSVEDHERPFLVSPDAIFSCGFLQAGGNAFYFSVWFTAAKNRTAVWTANPGAPVNGRVSSISFSPEGQLALADANGTTVWNSKTGGKRHLTVSLRDTGNLLIADPSTGRAVWQSFDWPTDTLLPSQTLAKDKKLVAGYYALYYDNDNVLRLLYDGPEIASIYWPNPNHNVFDNGRTNYNSSRIGVLDDTGVFLSSDNLRVEASDLGAAGVKRRLTIEQDGNVRIYSLNAAGGWTVTWAAVKQPCSVHGLCGKNALCEYQPSPRCSCAPGYEMVDRRDWRKGCKPTFSLPTGTTNCSEAPASERFTFVQVAATDFYGYDLGFNQSVTFEYCKSMCLKMCACAAFAYRLDGRGNCFPKGVLFNGYTSPAFPGSIYLKVRSDLDLNATASQLSAHATGLACNRNGSRTAIVPRYADTYGTPTRGTKWSYFFGFAAVLGFLELLFVSTAWWFLSSQESMPSSLQAGYRLVRATQFRRFTYRELKNATGNFNEELGRGGSGVVYRGVLDKTTVVAVKKLTNVVQGEEEFWAEMTVFGRINHINLVRIWGFCSEGKHKLLVYEYVENESLDRHLFGKDIGKSLAWSERFKIALGTARGLAYLHHECLEWVIHCDVKPENILLTRDLDAKIADFGLAKLSGRNATGNGEVADTGVQLSHMRGTMGYMAPEWAMGMPVDAKVDVYSYGIVLLEIVIGSRISDQTTTDGSERLETWQIAHALKQVVASGDIMSLVDNRLNGQFNPRQAMEMVKISLSCMEERNNRPTMDDISKALIACDDEDEHPAYLS; encoded by the coding sequence ATGATGGCGAGATTCGCCAGCCTAGCCTTTCTTTATCTGATCTCTCATCTGCTGTTGCGCTCTTGTGCATCCGCTGCACCATCGGTACAGCACACGCTGGGCCCCGGGTCGTCCCTGTCGGTGGAAGACCACGAGCGGCCCTTCCTGGTGTCACCGGACGCCATCTTCTCCTGCGGCTTCCTCCAGGCCGGCGGCAACGCCTTCTACTTCTCCGTCTGGTTCACCGCCGCCAAGAACCGGACCGCCGTCTGGACGGCCAACCCAGGCGCCCCGGTGAACGGCCGGGTTTCCAGCATATCCTTCAGCCCCGAAGGCCagctggcgctcgccgacgccaaCGGGACAACTGTGTGGAACAGCAAGACCGGCGGCAAGAGGCACCTCACCGTCTCCCTCCGCGACACCGGGAATCTTCTCATCGCCGACCCGTCCACCGGCCGCGCCGTGTGGCAGAGCTTCGACTGGCCGACGGACACCCTGCTCCCGTCGCAGACGCTGGCCAAGGACAAGAAGCTCGTCGCCGGCTACTACGCCCTCTACTACGACAACGACAACGTGCTGCGGCTCCTGTACGACGGCCCGGAGATCGCCAGCATCTACTGGCCGAACCCGAACCATAACGTGTTCGACAACGGCCGGACAAACTACAACAGCTCACGGATCGGCGTCCTCGACGACACCGGTGTGTTCCTCTCCAGCGACAACCTGCGAGTCGAGGCCTCCGACCTGGGCGCTGCCGGCGTCAAGAGACGGCTAACTATCGAGCAAGACGGAAACGTGAGGATCTACAGCCTGAACGCGGCCGGAGGATGGACGGTCACGTGGGCGGCGGTAAAGCAGCCGTGCTCCGTGCACGGGCTGTGCGGCAAGAACGCCCTCTGCGAGTACCAACCGTCCCCCCGATGCTCGTGCGCGCCGGGGTACGAGATGGTCGACCGCCGCGACTGGAGAAAGGGCTGCAAGCCGACGTTCAGCCTCCCCACCGGCACCACCAACTGTAGTGAAGCTCCGGCGTCGGAGCGGTTCACGTTCGTGCAGGTGGCAGCAACCGACTTCTACGGCTACGACCTCGGCTTCAACCAGTCCGTCACCTTCGAATACTGCAAGAGCATGTGCTTGAAGATGTGCGCCTGCGCCGCCTTCGCCTACAGGTTGGATGGCAGGGGCAATTGCTTCCCGAAAGGCGTCCTGTTCAACGGTTACACGTCGCCAGCGTTCCCCGGAAGCATATATCTGAAGGTGCGTAGCGATCTCGACCTCAACGCCACGGCGTCGCAGCTGTCGGCACACGCCACGGGCCTCGCCTGCAATCGTAACGGTTCTCGTACCGCCATCGTCCCACGATACGCGGACACGTACGGGACACCTACCCGCGGCACGAAATGGTCCTACTTTTTTGGGTTCGCCGCGGTGCTGGGATTTCTCGAGCTTCTCTTCGTCTCCACGGCGTGGTGGTTCCTGTCCAGCCAGGAGAGCATGCCCAGCTCGCTGCAGGCAGGCTACAGGCTGGTCAGGGCGACCCAGTTCAGGAGGTTCACGTACCGGGAGCTCAAGAACGCGACTGGGAACTTCAACGAGGAGCTCGGCCGCGGCGGCTCCGGCGTGGTGTACCGCGGCGTGCTTGATAAGACCACCGTGGTGGCGGTGAAGAAGCTGACAAACGTGGTGCAGGGCGAGGAGGAGTTCTGGGCGGAGATGACGGTGTTCGGGAGGATCAACCACATCAATCTGGTGAGGATCTGGGGGTTCTGCTCCGAGGGAAAGCACAAGCTGCTGGTGTACGAGTACGTGGAGAATGAGTCATTGGACAGGCACCTGTTCGGCAAGGACATCGGCAAGTCACTGGCGTGGAGCGAGCGGTTCAAGATCGCGCTGGGCACGGCCAGGGGCCTAGCCTACCTTCACCATGAGTGCCTCGAGTGGGTCATCCACTGCGACGTCAAGCCAGAGAATATCCTGCTCACGCGCGACCTCGACGCAAAGATCGCCGACTTTGGGCTGGCCAAGCTGTCCGGGAGAAACGCCACAGGCAATGGCGAAGTCGCTGACACCGGCGTGCAGCTCTCCCACATGAGGGGGACGATGGGGTACATGGCACCGGAGTGGGCGATGGGCATGCCGGTTGACGCCAAGGTCGATGTGTACAGTTACGGCATTGTGCTTCTGGAGATTGTGATTGGGAGCAGGATCTCTGACCAGACGACCACGGACGGCTCGGAGCGGCTAGAGACGTGGCAAATCGCGCATGCACTGAAGCAGGTGGTTGCGAGTGGAGACATCATGTCATTAGTGGATAACAGGCTGAACGGGCAGTTCAACCCTCGGCAGGCCATGGaaatggtgaagatctccttatCATGCATGGAGGAGAGGAACAATAGGCCGACCATGGATGACATCTCCAAAGCTCTTATAGCGTGTGATGACGAGGACGAGCACCCTGCGTACTTGTCATGA